In Acidovorax sp. GBBC 1281, a single window of DNA contains:
- a CDS encoding response regulator translates to MTRPPPLPLLLLVEPQFVLRRTIVSVARDLGLVDFQEATSVARALPVLAAQPFFGLVLDCDDAAASTDLLARLRSGAFACQADMPVLAMSSLPDPERDAWREAIGVTGTLRKPFKIGALLESVQAMAGRRP, encoded by the coding sequence ATGACCCGTCCTCCCCCCCTGCCCCTCCTCTTGCTGGTGGAGCCGCAATTCGTGCTGCGCCGCACGATCGTCTCGGTCGCGCGCGACCTCGGCCTGGTGGACTTCCAGGAAGCCACCAGCGTGGCGCGGGCCCTGCCCGTGCTGGCAGCCCAGCCCTTTTTCGGCCTGGTGCTCGATTGCGACGATGCCGCCGCCTCCACCGACCTGCTGGCGCGCCTGCGCAGCGGGGCGTTCGCCTGCCAGGCCGACATGCCCGTGCTGGCCATGTCCTCGCTGCCCGACCCGGAGCGCGATGCCTGGCGCGAAGCCATCGGCGTCACTGGCACGCTGCGCAAACCCTTCAAGATCGGGGCCCTGCTCGAATCGGTGCAGGCCATGGCGGGGCGCCGGCCATGA
- a CDS encoding FAD-linked oxidase C-terminal domain-containing protein yields the protein MTTANAPSPSTSPAAAIRARLIPALQAVLPAHALLWQAEDTTPYECDGLTAYRQRPLAVALPETEDQVQGVLRACHALSVPVVARGAGTGLSGGAMPHALGVTLSLAKFNRILRMDPVSRTAVVQCGVRNLAISEAAAPHGLYYAPDPSSQIACTIGGNIAENSGGVHCLKYGLTVHNVLRVRGFTMEGEPVTFGSEALDAPGYDLLAAVIGSEGMLAVATEVTVRLIPKPQLARCIMASFDDVRRAGDAVAAIIAAGIIPAGLEMMDRPMTAAVEDFVCAGYDLTAEAILLCESDGTPEEVEEEIGRMSDVLRAAGATALTVSQDEAERLRFWSGRKNAFPASGRISPDYMCMDSTIPRKRLADILLAIAAMEKKYGLRCANVFHAGDGNLHPLILFDANDPDQLHRCELFGADILETSVAMGGTVTGEHGVGVEKLNSMCSQFTTEENAQMFALKAAFDPAGLLNPGKVIPTLNRCAEYGKMLVRGGRIAHPDLPRF from the coding sequence ATGACGACCGCCAACGCCCCCTCCCCCTCAACGTCCCCCGCCGCCGCCATCCGCGCGCGACTGATCCCCGCGCTGCAGGCCGTGCTGCCCGCGCATGCGCTGCTGTGGCAGGCCGAGGACACCACGCCCTACGAATGCGACGGGCTCACCGCCTACCGCCAGCGCCCGCTGGCCGTGGCCCTGCCCGAGACCGAGGACCAGGTGCAGGGCGTGCTGCGCGCCTGCCACGCGCTGTCGGTGCCCGTGGTGGCGCGCGGGGCCGGCACCGGGCTGTCGGGCGGGGCCATGCCGCACGCCCTCGGGGTGACGCTGTCGCTCGCCAAGTTCAACCGCATCCTGCGCATGGACCCGGTGTCGCGCACCGCCGTCGTGCAGTGCGGCGTGCGCAACCTGGCCATCAGCGAGGCCGCCGCGCCCCACGGGCTGTACTACGCGCCCGACCCGAGCAGCCAGATCGCCTGCACCATCGGCGGCAACATCGCCGAGAACTCCGGCGGCGTGCACTGCCTGAAATACGGCCTCACGGTGCACAACGTGCTGCGCGTGCGCGGCTTCACCATGGAGGGCGAGCCCGTCACCTTCGGCAGCGAGGCGCTGGATGCGCCCGGCTACGACCTGCTGGCCGCAGTGATCGGCAGCGAGGGCATGCTGGCCGTGGCCACCGAAGTGACCGTGCGCCTCATCCCCAAGCCGCAGCTGGCGCGCTGCATCATGGCCAGCTTCGACGACGTGCGCCGGGCCGGCGATGCGGTGGCGGCCATCATCGCAGCCGGCATCATTCCGGCGGGCCTCGAAATGATGGACCGGCCGATGACCGCGGCGGTGGAGGATTTCGTCTGCGCCGGCTACGACCTCACCGCCGAGGCCATCCTGCTGTGCGAGTCGGACGGCACGCCCGAGGAGGTCGAGGAAGAGATCGGCCGCATGAGCGACGTGCTGCGCGCGGCCGGCGCCACTGCCCTCACCGTGAGCCAGGACGAGGCCGAACGCCTGCGCTTTTGGAGCGGCCGCAAGAACGCCTTTCCGGCCAGCGGCCGCATCAGCCCCGACTACATGTGCATGGACTCGACCATCCCGCGCAAGCGGCTGGCCGACATCCTGCTGGCCATTGCCGCGATGGAAAAGAAATACGGGCTGCGCTGCGCCAACGTGTTCCACGCGGGCGACGGCAACCTGCACCCGCTGATCCTGTTCGATGCCAACGACCCCGACCAGCTGCACCGCTGCGAGCTGTTCGGCGCCGACATCCTGGAGACCAGCGTGGCCATGGGCGGCACGGTGACCGGCGAGCACGGCGTGGGGGTGGAAAAGCTCAACTCCATGTGCTCCCAGTTCACCACCGAGGAGAACGCGCAGATGTTCGCGCTCAAGGCCGCCTTCGACCCGGCGGGCCTGCTCAACCCGGGCAAGGTGATCCCCACGCTCAACCGCTGCGCGGAGTACGGAAAGATGCTGGTGCGCGGCGGCCGGATCGCCCACCCGGACCTGCCGCGGTTCTGA
- a CDS encoding HlyD family efflux transporter periplasmic adaptor subunit, with translation MKIQFDIPPGSAQEANGLPVRYAAAKRQVPRWRWYLLLAMVLAAPAYLLMRFAIAYWWETAPGFVVTEQVAVGVHTSGRVARIVAVGETVPAGQPVMVLEPPTAAGAPASTALAAPLAAATDPAVAQAVAQGQAARLAGLKEAERLALRQAALHQERVRTMEGLRLQGAATRQELDGVRLQAMQAQAGVDRARAERAENAAQVARDRALAQAALRAQSPVPLAAPGAPGTNAGTGPPAAGAALPSPDVVAPFDATVVRQLVRRGEWVVPGTDVAVLQGRGAPMVHAYVLPNEARYAQVGRQASLQFMDGGRIRAEVVGVVAEAERLPAERVSPLSPRMPSIVVRLRPLEPLPAAYRIHQLPLDVRFDWVWSGF, from the coding sequence GTGAAGATCCAGTTCGACATTCCGCCGGGTTCGGCGCAAGAGGCCAACGGCCTGCCGGTGCGCTACGCCGCCGCCAAGCGGCAGGTGCCGCGCTGGCGCTGGTACCTGCTGCTGGCCATGGTGCTTGCAGCGCCGGCCTATCTGCTGATGCGCTTTGCCATCGCCTACTGGTGGGAGACGGCGCCCGGCTTCGTCGTTACCGAGCAGGTGGCCGTGGGCGTGCACACCTCTGGGCGCGTGGCGCGCATCGTGGCCGTGGGCGAGACCGTGCCCGCGGGCCAGCCGGTGATGGTGCTGGAGCCGCCCACGGCCGCGGGGGCGCCGGCCTCCACGGCCCTGGCCGCGCCGCTGGCCGCCGCCACCGATCCGGCCGTGGCCCAGGCCGTGGCGCAGGGCCAGGCCGCGCGCCTGGCCGGGCTGAAGGAGGCCGAGCGCCTGGCGCTGCGGCAGGCGGCCCTGCACCAAGAGCGCGTGCGCACCATGGAAGGCTTGCGCCTGCAGGGCGCGGCCACGCGCCAGGAACTGGATGGCGTGCGCCTGCAGGCGATGCAGGCCCAGGCCGGCGTGGACCGCGCGCGGGCCGAACGGGCCGAGAACGCCGCGCAGGTGGCGCGCGACCGCGCACTCGCCCAGGCGGCGCTGCGCGCCCAGAGCCCCGTGCCGCTCGCGGCCCCGGGGGCGCCGGGCACGAACGCGGGCACGGGGCCGCCGGCCGCCGGCGCGGCGCTGCCGTCGCCCGACGTGGTCGCGCCCTTCGACGCCACCGTGGTGCGCCAGCTCGTTCGCCGCGGCGAGTGGGTGGTGCCCGGCACCGACGTGGCCGTGCTGCAGGGGCGGGGGGCGCCCATGGTGCACGCCTACGTGCTGCCCAACGAGGCGCGCTACGCCCAGGTGGGGCGCCAGGCCAGCCTGCAATTCATGGACGGCGGGCGCATCCGCGCCGAGGTGGTCGGCGTGGTGGCCGAGGCCGAACGCCTTCCCGCCGAGCGCGTCTCTCCGCTGTCGCCGCGCATGCCGTCGATCGTGGTGCGCCTGCGCCCGCTGGAGCCGCTGCCCGCGGCCTACCGCATCCACCAGTTGCCGCTGGACGTGCGCTTCGACTGGGTGTGGAGCGGTTTTTGA
- a CDS encoding GAF domain-containing protein yields the protein MTPARPPENEAQRLRALQALMLLDTPPEERFDRFVRFAAEQLDAPIALMSLIDGQRQWFKSRVGLDVPQTSRDMSFCAHAILQPDLFVVEDANLDARFADNPLVTQAPHIRFYAGAPLCAPTGERLGTLCIIDTKPRSLTATERAVLRALGTLANETIAGKDQDA from the coding sequence ATGACCCCAGCCAGGCCCCCCGAGAACGAAGCGCAGCGCCTGCGGGCGCTGCAGGCGCTGATGCTGCTCGACACGCCCCCGGAGGAGCGCTTCGACCGATTCGTGCGGTTCGCGGCCGAACAGCTGGACGCCCCGATCGCCCTGATGAGCCTCATCGACGGCCAGCGGCAATGGTTCAAGTCGCGCGTCGGGCTCGACGTGCCGCAGACCAGCCGCGACATGTCGTTCTGCGCCCACGCCATCCTGCAGCCGGACCTGTTCGTGGTGGAGGATGCGAACCTCGACGCGCGCTTTGCCGACAATCCCCTGGTGACCCAGGCCCCGCACATCCGCTTCTACGCCGGCGCCCCGCTGTGCGCGCCGACCGGCGAGCGCCTGGGCACGCTCTGCATCATCGACACCAAACCCCGCAGCCTCACCGCCACCGAGCGGGCCGTGCTGCGGGCGCTGGGCACCCTGGCCAACGAAACCATTGCCGGCAAAGACCAAGACGCATGA
- a CDS encoding chemotaxis protein CheW translates to MTEPGSPSTPAAADAEAPARAQAHVRVRVGDCHIAIAAVHVERALAIPPQGLAALPRRQGALTGMIDLDGRAVPVVSLERWLPIQASPAGGALQRVLVLHAGPARIGLRVDEVLGVKPVDPQAIVRVHHDGGQEEWFQSVVPASAGAPILSVLEVDRLMALCQVWCEDGAVPKDPAPAARAPDRVPTERHAVFAVGGDLWAVPASAIHTVVPVPHVELNMPPGHLTVAISTLRGRKLPLVDVAADPARAGAALRPWVAVLESQGQWVGLTADTCRQLVDLAEPDRAHTPGDPLLKGLALVPGLGTLRVLDIGKLFEAVPEAAVSDVAPAPTQADGTEGAVGAPTDAQADAGQAGGHFLVFEADALYASPVDSVVGVVELPQPTIDELVRGRTAVMPWRGKTLKVVSLPSLNGRPGAEPPRMAILLQPDPAEHATVGIAIARLCDWLPAHRADVREMRLGSVGEFRMVTHQHDGASASMVVVDLGQLAYLLG, encoded by the coding sequence ATGACCGAGCCGGGCAGCCCCTCCACGCCAGCGGCGGCCGACGCCGAAGCCCCTGCCCGCGCCCAGGCGCATGTGCGGGTGCGCGTGGGCGACTGCCACATCGCCATCGCGGCGGTGCATGTGGAGCGCGCGCTTGCCATCCCGCCGCAGGGCCTGGCGGCCCTTCCCCGCCGCCAGGGCGCCCTGACCGGCATGATCGACCTGGACGGCCGGGCCGTGCCGGTGGTGTCGCTGGAGCGCTGGCTGCCCATCCAGGCCTCGCCTGCGGGCGGCGCTCTACAGCGGGTGCTGGTGCTGCACGCGGGGCCGGCGCGGATCGGGTTGCGGGTGGACGAGGTCCTGGGCGTGAAGCCCGTCGATCCGCAGGCCATCGTGCGCGTGCACCACGACGGCGGCCAGGAGGAATGGTTCCAGTCGGTCGTGCCCGCCTCGGCCGGCGCGCCGATCCTGTCGGTGCTCGAGGTCGACCGCCTGATGGCCCTGTGCCAGGTCTGGTGCGAGGACGGCGCAGTGCCAAAGGACCCGGCGCCTGCGGCACGCGCCCCGGACCGGGTCCCCACCGAGCGGCATGCGGTCTTCGCCGTGGGCGGCGACCTGTGGGCCGTGCCGGCCAGCGCCATCCACACGGTGGTGCCCGTGCCGCACGTCGAACTGAACATGCCCCCCGGCCACCTCACGGTGGCCATCAGCACGCTGCGGGGCCGCAAGCTGCCGCTGGTGGACGTGGCCGCCGATCCGGCCCGCGCCGGTGCCGCGCTGCGCCCCTGGGTGGCCGTGCTGGAAAGCCAGGGGCAGTGGGTCGGCCTCACGGCGGACACCTGCCGGCAACTGGTCGATCTGGCCGAACCCGACCGGGCGCACACCCCTGGCGATCCGCTGCTCAAGGGCCTGGCCCTGGTGCCCGGGCTGGGCACGCTGCGGGTGCTGGACATCGGCAAGCTGTTCGAGGCCGTGCCCGAGGCGGCCGTGAGCGACGTGGCGCCGGCGCCGACGCAGGCCGACGGCACCGAGGGCGCCGTCGGCGCGCCGACGGATGCCCAGGCCGACGCGGGCCAGGCCGGCGGCCACTTTCTGGTGTTCGAGGCCGATGCGCTCTATGCCTCGCCGGTGGACAGCGTGGTCGGCGTGGTCGAGCTGCCGCAGCCCACCATCGACGAACTGGTGCGCGGCCGGACCGCCGTGATGCCGTGGCGCGGCAAGACGCTCAAGGTGGTCAGCCTGCCCTCGCTCAACGGCCGGCCCGGCGCCGAGCCGCCGCGCATGGCCATCCTGCTGCAGCCCGACCCGGCCGAGCACGCCACCGTGGGCATCGCCATTGCCCGGCTGTGCGACTGGCTGCCGGCCCACCGCGCCGATGTGCGCGAAATGCGGCTCGGCTCGGTGGGCGAGTTCCGCATGGTCACGCACCAGCACGATGGCGCCAGCGCCAGCATGGTCGTGGTCGACCTGGGCCAGTTGGCCTACCTGCTCGGCTGA
- a CDS encoding GYF domain-containing protein → MNAMEVDIHLGEDARWFYEAQGECRGPVPDDEIVRLIDARRLPPGQRIWRPGLPCWVPVEHSEFRPHLGLPAPADPWAGSVNNTLAWLLACAPVMGVSLEGFVAYLVYRDPYVSQRAVQSGAFFFLTVAFNVLLAFVDERWLWRAGHDTAGFRRWVWLAPAYLYRRARRLGQGLAPLAAWVVCLLVVLML, encoded by the coding sequence ATGAATGCCATGGAAGTCGACATCCACCTGGGCGAGGACGCCCGCTGGTTCTACGAGGCGCAGGGCGAGTGCCGCGGCCCGGTGCCCGACGACGAGATCGTGCGCCTGATCGATGCCCGGCGCCTGCCCCCGGGCCAGCGCATCTGGCGCCCGGGCCTGCCGTGCTGGGTGCCGGTGGAGCATTCGGAATTCCGACCGCACCTGGGCCTGCCCGCGCCCGCCGATCCCTGGGCCGGCAGTGTGAACAACACGCTGGCCTGGCTGCTGGCCTGCGCGCCGGTGATGGGCGTGTCGCTGGAGGGTTTCGTGGCCTACCTCGTGTACCGCGATCCGTACGTGTCGCAACGCGCCGTGCAGTCGGGGGCGTTCTTCTTCCTGACGGTGGCGTTCAACGTGCTGCTGGCCTTCGTGGACGAGCGCTGGCTGTGGCGCGCCGGGCACGACACCGCAGGCTTTCGCCGCTGGGTGTGGCTGGCGCCCGCCTACCTCTACCGGCGCGCGCGGCGGCTGGGGCAGGGCCTGGCGCCCCTGGCGGCCTGGGTGGTGTGCCTGCTCGTGGTGCTCATGCTCTGA
- a CDS encoding XRE family transcriptional regulator, which translates to MQDPKQLFAEKLRQAMVAAGYEPKPSVLEREFNTRHWGKPMTLHGVRRWLLGETMPDARKLITLAEWLRMPVQELAFGTPTPQAREEAARWHVNLGYEDRELFETYLKLPVPKRRLAREVILAIAKAQAAEQTPRGGNR; encoded by the coding sequence ATGCAAGATCCCAAGCAACTGTTTGCCGAGAAATTACGCCAGGCCATGGTGGCCGCCGGCTACGAACCCAAGCCCTCCGTCCTCGAACGCGAGTTCAACACCCGCCACTGGGGCAAGCCCATGACCCTGCACGGCGTGCGCCGCTGGCTGCTGGGCGAAACCATGCCGGATGCCCGCAAGCTCATCACCCTGGCCGAGTGGCTGCGCATGCCGGTGCAGGAGCTGGCCTTCGGCACGCCCACGCCGCAGGCGCGTGAAGAAGCCGCCCGCTGGCACGTGAACCTGGGGTACGAGGACCGCGAACTGTTCGAGACCTACCTGAAACTGCCCGTGCCCAAGCGCCGCCTGGCGCGCGAGGTGATCCTGGCGATCGCCAAGGCCCAGGCCGCCGAACAGACCCCGCGCGGCGGCAACCGCTGA
- a CDS encoding XRE family transcriptional regulator, which yields MHDPKQRFAEKLREAMTAAGYEPKPSVLEREFNTRHWGKPMTLHGVRRWLLGETMPDARKLITLAEWLGMPVQELAFGVADGNAVREEAAQWHVGVGYEDRELFDTYLKLPVPKRRLAREVILAIAKAHAADQPKPAGKPH from the coding sequence ATGCACGATCCCAAGCAGCGGTTTGCCGAGAAATTACGAGAAGCCATGACAGCCGCCGGCTATGAGCCCAAGCCCTCCGTGCTGGAGCGGGAGTTCAACACCCGGCACTGGGGCAAACCCATGACCCTGCACGGCGTGCGCCGCTGGCTGCTGGGCGAAACCATGCCGGATGCCCGCAAGCTCATTACCCTGGCCGAGTGGCTGGGCATGCCGGTGCAGGAGCTGGCCTTCGGCGTTGCCGACGGCAACGCGGTGCGCGAGGAAGCCGCCCAGTGGCACGTCGGCGTGGGCTACGAGGACCGCGAGCTGTTCGACACCTACCTCAAGCTGCCCGTGCCCAAGCGCCGCCTGGCGCGCGAGGTGATCCTGGCCATCGCCAAGGCCCACGCGGCCGATCAGCCCAAGCCGGCCGGCAAGCCCCATTGA
- the ltaE gene encoding low-specificity L-threonine aldolase: protein MPDFRSDTVTQPTPAMRDAMFQAPLGDDVFGDDPTVNALQDHAAQLLGFEAALFACSGTQTNLIALMGHCQRGDEAIVGQSWHTYRWEAGGMAVLGSIQPQPVETQPDGTLRVADIAAAIKPDDPHFARTRLVVLENTTGGQPLPTGYIADVAALARSRGLAMHLDGARMFNAATANAEKNGTDVYDEARAICSHFDSASVCLSKGLGAPVGSLLLGSHDFIRQARRTRKILGGGMRQAGFLAAAGLHALQHHVRRLADDHALARRLAEGLAEAGRSHPVLQGRLTVASAHTNILFTDVEADVAPAFTAWLAQHGVRVTSGLYGRGARLRWVAHLDVGPEDVAQTLECVRRFDGRGQ from the coding sequence ATGCCCGACTTTCGCAGCGACACCGTCACCCAACCCACGCCGGCCATGCGCGACGCCATGTTCCAGGCCCCCCTTGGCGACGACGTGTTCGGCGACGACCCCACCGTGAACGCCCTGCAGGACCATGCGGCGCAACTGCTCGGCTTCGAAGCCGCCCTGTTCGCCTGCTCCGGCACGCAGACCAACCTGATCGCGCTCATGGGCCACTGCCAGCGCGGCGACGAAGCCATCGTGGGCCAGAGCTGGCACACCTACCGCTGGGAGGCCGGCGGCATGGCGGTGCTGGGCTCCATCCAGCCGCAGCCGGTGGAGACCCAGCCCGACGGCACGCTGCGCGTGGCCGACATCGCCGCCGCCATCAAGCCCGACGACCCGCACTTCGCCCGCACCCGCCTCGTGGTGCTGGAAAACACCACCGGCGGCCAGCCGCTGCCCACCGGCTACATCGCCGACGTGGCCGCCCTCGCCCGCTCGCGCGGCCTGGCCATGCACCTGGACGGCGCGCGCATGTTCAACGCAGCCACGGCCAACGCCGAGAAGAACGGCACCGACGTGTACGACGAGGCGCGCGCGATCTGCTCGCACTTCGACTCGGCCTCGGTGTGCCTGAGCAAGGGCCTGGGCGCCCCCGTGGGCTCGCTGCTGCTGGGCTCGCACGACTTCATCCGCCAGGCGCGGCGCACGCGCAAGATCCTGGGCGGCGGCATGCGCCAGGCCGGCTTTCTGGCCGCTGCGGGGCTGCACGCGCTGCAGCACCACGTGCGCCGCCTGGCCGACGACCATGCCCTGGCACGCCGGCTGGCCGAGGGCCTGGCCGAAGCCGGCCGCAGCCACCCCGTGCTGCAGGGGCGCCTGACCGTGGCCTCGGCCCACACCAACATCCTGTTCACCGACGTGGAGGCCGACGTGGCCCCGGCCTTCACCGCGTGGCTGGCCCAGCACGGCGTGCGGGTGACCAGCGGCCTCTACGGCCGTGGCGCACGCCTGCGCTGGGTGGCGCACCTGGACGTGGGCCCCGAGGACGTGGCGCAGACGCTGGAGTGCGTGCGCCGGTTCGACGGACGCGGGCAATGA
- a CDS encoding DUF445 domain-containing protein: MQSTHEDQARALTRAKWLATGLLLAVAAVFALTYALPRSLAVECVRAVAEAAMVGALADWFAVSALFRRIPLPFVQRHTDIIARNKVRIGGNLASFVRDEFLDAPSLVTMIRRHDPAHMLGQWLTSPGNAQLLARQMSRLALSALETVEDERIQRFMNDAARTLIGQIDLSRTMAMALEALTHNGRHQALLDDLLARLSTLVRDPQTRTFIAETIVQWIKREHPLKEKVLPTDWLSEKGAGAIAQAIENLLAEVAGNPAHQLRGTLDGAVQRLVERLQSDPEWAERGMAIRHYLQNDATLGRYVQTLWTSLRERLQRDLADEDSAVSRKVAAMGQWLGLSLAGDPALRVRLNVRLELWAAQWAPELSQFVAEHIRNTVDRWDAKELARLVELHIGSDLQYIRINGTVVGGFIGLLLFVLSHADDLAQGVGALFAG; the protein is encoded by the coding sequence ATGCAGAGCACCCACGAAGACCAGGCCCGCGCACTGACCCGGGCCAAGTGGCTGGCCACGGGCCTGTTGCTGGCGGTGGCCGCCGTGTTCGCGCTGACCTATGCGCTCCCCCGCAGCCTGGCGGTGGAATGCGTGCGCGCCGTGGCCGAGGCGGCCATGGTGGGCGCCCTGGCCGACTGGTTCGCCGTGTCGGCGCTGTTCCGGCGCATTCCGCTGCCCTTCGTGCAGCGGCACACGGACATCATCGCGCGCAACAAGGTGCGCATCGGCGGCAACTTGGCGTCGTTCGTGCGCGACGAGTTCCTCGATGCGCCTTCGCTGGTCACCATGATCCGCCGCCACGACCCGGCCCACATGCTGGGCCAGTGGCTCACCTCGCCGGGCAACGCCCAGCTGCTGGCGCGGCAGATGTCGCGCCTGGCGCTGTCGGCGCTGGAGACGGTGGAGGACGAGCGCATCCAGCGCTTCATGAACGATGCCGCGCGTACGCTGATCGGGCAGATCGACCTGTCGCGCACCATGGCCATGGCGCTGGAGGCGCTCACCCACAACGGCCGCCACCAGGCGCTGCTCGACGACCTGCTGGCGCGCCTGTCCACCCTGGTGCGCGACCCGCAGACCCGCACCTTCATCGCCGAGACCATCGTGCAGTGGATCAAGCGCGAGCACCCGCTGAAGGAAAAGGTGCTGCCCACCGACTGGCTGAGCGAGAAGGGCGCGGGCGCCATCGCCCAGGCCATCGAGAACCTGCTGGCCGAGGTGGCCGGCAACCCGGCCCACCAGTTGCGCGGTACGCTGGACGGGGCGGTGCAGCGGCTGGTGGAGCGCCTGCAGTCCGACCCGGAATGGGCCGAGCGCGGCATGGCGATCCGCCACTACCTGCAAAACGACGCCACCCTGGGGCGCTACGTGCAGACGCTGTGGACCAGCCTGCGCGAGCGCCTGCAGCGCGACCTGGCCGACGAGGACTCGGCGGTCTCGCGCAAGGTGGCGGCCATGGGCCAGTGGCTGGGCCTGTCGCTCGCGGGCGATCCGGCGCTGCGGGTGCGGCTGAACGTGCGGCTGGAGCTGTGGGCGGCGCAGTGGGCGCCCGAGCTGTCGCAGTTCGTGGCCGAGCACATCCGCAACACCGTGGACCGCTGGGACGCCAAGGAGCTGGCGCGCCTGGTGGAGCTGCACATCGGCAGCGACCTGCAGTACATCCGCATCAACGGCACGGTGGTGGGGGGCTTCATCGGCCTGCTGCTGTTCGTGCTGTCGCATGCGGACGACCTGGCGCAGGGCGTGGGCGCCCTGTTCGCCGGCTGA
- a CDS encoding bifunctional diguanylate cyclase/phosphodiesterase, translating to MPPLSSIPRPEDTDPALEPELQRICALRATGLLETPDSDGFDRITRLASALFDAPIALVTLVDSERQWHKSRVGLSARELPRSVAFCHHTIQSADVMVVEDTLLDERFAHNPLVTGELGVRFYAGAPLVLPGGQALGALCILDQHPRTFDAAQCQQLQDLAALVLNEIALQRTAGRINEITSLYNRAQLVQDLTSLCNQTPGEMRTLVLLDVIRDRDLQQAVRAIGIAPLEAGLRDVVAHLMQALGPQVQLYHASETRFAYLLPEGSAQAQEQAVLRVQRHLQEAFRMSRVVLDLYLVAGLTRFRLDAESAGDVLRRATSALHQADELNRAFVWYAPESDTAHRRAFALLRGLTQGLAEDEFRLVYQPQFEVRHQRFSGVEALIRWRHPRHGNVSPAEFIAQVEQTALIHLLTEWVLHTALAQLAEWNRQGLQLTLAINVSARNLEHPDFATVLRNAIALHGVAAQQLHIECTENVALTGRATQRVLEEIRAMGLKVSLDDFGIGYCNLSCLRGLPAEMLKLDQSLVMPIAHDMQAWTLLRTIISLGQRLGYQLVAEGVETQEILDMVSEAGCDLVQGYFLAYPMEAGEVAPFFAARAAAAPGKLFTADAKELHAPAAAQPPVWRPD from the coding sequence GTGCCACCGCTGAGTTCGATCCCCCGCCCCGAAGACACGGACCCGGCGCTCGAACCGGAGCTGCAGCGCATCTGCGCCCTGCGGGCCACCGGCCTGCTGGAGACGCCGGACAGCGACGGCTTCGACCGCATCACGCGGCTGGCGAGCGCCCTGTTCGACGCCCCCATCGCGCTGGTGACGCTGGTGGACAGCGAACGCCAATGGCACAAGTCGCGCGTGGGCCTGTCCGCGCGCGAGCTGCCGCGCTCGGTGGCCTTTTGCCACCACACCATCCAGTCCGCCGACGTGATGGTGGTCGAGGACACCCTGCTGGACGAACGCTTCGCCCACAACCCGCTGGTGACCGGAGAACTGGGCGTTCGCTTCTACGCAGGCGCCCCGCTGGTGCTGCCCGGCGGCCAGGCGCTGGGCGCCCTCTGCATCCTGGACCAGCACCCGCGCACCTTCGATGCCGCGCAGTGCCAGCAGCTGCAGGACCTGGCCGCGCTCGTCCTGAACGAAATCGCGCTGCAGCGCACGGCCGGGCGCATCAACGAGATCACCAGCCTGTACAACCGGGCCCAGCTCGTACAGGACCTGACGAGCCTGTGCAATCAGACGCCGGGCGAAATGCGCACGCTCGTGCTGCTGGACGTGATCCGCGACCGCGACCTGCAGCAGGCCGTCCGCGCCATCGGCATCGCACCGCTGGAGGCCGGTCTGCGCGACGTGGTGGCGCACCTGATGCAGGCCCTGGGCCCGCAGGTGCAGCTGTACCACGCGTCCGAAACCCGGTTTGCCTACCTGCTGCCCGAAGGCAGCGCGCAGGCGCAGGAGCAGGCCGTGTTGCGCGTGCAGCGCCACCTGCAGGAGGCGTTCCGCATGAGCCGGGTGGTGTTGGATCTGTACCTGGTGGCGGGCCTGACGCGCTTCAGGCTGGATGCCGAATCCGCGGGCGACGTGCTGCGCCGCGCGACGTCGGCCCTGCACCAGGCGGACGAACTGAACCGTGCCTTCGTCTGGTACGCCCCCGAGTCCGACACCGCCCACCGCCGCGCCTTCGCGCTGCTGCGCGGCCTGACGCAGGGCCTGGCGGAGGACGAATTCCGCCTGGTGTACCAGCCCCAGTTCGAGGTGCGCCACCAGCGCTTTTCCGGCGTGGAGGCACTCATCCGGTGGCGCCACCCGCGCCATGGCAACGTCTCGCCCGCCGAGTTCATCGCGCAGGTGGAGCAGACGGCCCTGATCCACCTGCTCACCGAATGGGTGCTGCACACGGCCCTGGCCCAGCTGGCGGAATGGAACCGGCAGGGCCTTCAGCTGACCCTGGCGATCAACGTGTCCGCCCGCAACCTGGAGCACCCGGATTTCGCCACTGTGCTGCGCAACGCCATCGCGCTGCACGGCGTGGCGGCGCAGCAGCTGCACATCGAATGCACCGAGAACGTCGCCCTGACCGGCCGCGCCACGCAGCGCGTGCTGGAGGAGATCCGCGCCATGGGCCTGAAGGTGTCGCTGGACGACTTCGGCATCGGCTACTGCAACCTGTCGTGCCTGCGCGGGCTACCGGCCGAAATGCTCAAGCTCGACCAGTCGCTCGTGATGCCCATCGCCCACGACATGCAGGCCTGGACGCTGCTGCGCACCATCATCTCGCTGGGCCAGCGCCTGGGCTACCAGCTCGTGGCCGAAGGCGTGGAAACCCAGGAGATCCTGGACATGGTCTCCGAGGCGGGCTGCGACCTGGTGCAGGGCTACTTCCTGGCCTACCCCATGGAGGCCGGCGAGGTCGCGCCGTTCTTCGCCGCGCGGGCGGCGGCCGCACCGGGAAAGCTTTTCACGGCCGACGCGAAAGAACTTCACGCGCCCGCAGCCGCCCAGCCCCCCGTTTGGCGGCCGGATTGA